A DNA window from Haloactinospora alba contains the following coding sequences:
- the dnaE gene encoding DNA polymerase III subunit alpha: MSDPFVHLHVHTEFSMLDGAAKLKPLFAEAVNQGMPAVAMTDHGNMFGAYEFWEQAKSAGVKPIIGIEAYVAPESRFHKKPVKWGIRTNDEDGSAAEAGKDISGGGRYLHLTMWARNAVGLRNLFRMSSLASLEGYYMKPRMDLELMSQHSEGVMVSTGCPSGGVQTRLRLGQEREALEYASQLRDIFGKDAVWLELMDHGVDIERQVRDGLLKVGKELDLPPVVTNDSHYVTEDQANTHDALLAVGVGKNLDDPNRFKFNGSGYYIKSAEEMRSINSFDEWQQGCRNTLAIAEMVEDGAYDEVFSHRDLMPRYSVPEGESQATWLRREVENKLPNRYPEGAGDDVRERVEHELGIINGMGWPAYFLVVADICQYARDNRIALGPGRGSAAGSLVSYVLGITDIDPLKHGLIFERFLNPERVTMPDIDLDFDERKRGDMIRYVTDRYGEGQVAQILTFGLIKAKAAVKDSTRIHGLPFSMGEQITKAFPPAAQGKEIDLAAIYDENNERYSEASELRSLIEKDPQVRTVMDTARGLEGLTRGTGVHAAGVILSAEPLLDVIPVHKRDTDGAIITGFPFPQCEEMGLLKMDFLGLRNLTVMDDAVNNITANEGIEIELGSLALDDANTYELLSRGETLGVFQLDGGAMRQLLKRMRPKEFKDIVAVLSLYRPGPMAANAHNDYADRSNDRQENTPIHPELEEALEPILGETYQLLVYQEQIMAIAQQLAGYTLGGADLMRRAMGKKKKEALEKEESKFFSGMQEKGFSEEAIQALWDVMLPFSGYAFNKSHAAGYGIVSYWTAYLKANHPASYMAALLTSVSGDKDKSAIYLAECRKMGINVLPPDVNESGLRFTPVGSDIRFGMEAVRNVGAQVVESILRTRQEKGKFTSFTDFLNKIELTACNKKVIESLVKAGAFDSLGGARMDLFDHHEAAVDAVLSSKKQEAHGQFDLFGAAGGDGDGPVGLDITWHEREWDRKTKLAFEREMLGLYVSSHPLSGAERILTRNSDTTILDVANGEHRDRSEVQIAGLMSSVERKVSKNSGNPWAKVVVEDMGGSIDVLFFADVYTLYSESLATDMAVSVKGRVKEREGEYSLQANEMTILDISHLTDGPPPMLLTVQEQRLTPELVAELKQTLANHRGETPLTIRVDNPVKSTVFEVPNYPVQVGTDFAGEVKSLLGPDSVSY; encoded by the coding sequence GTGTCCGATCCCTTCGTTCACCTGCATGTGCACACCGAGTTCTCGATGCTGGACGGCGCCGCCAAGTTGAAGCCGCTGTTCGCCGAAGCGGTGAACCAGGGTATGCCGGCGGTGGCGATGACGGACCACGGCAACATGTTCGGAGCCTACGAGTTCTGGGAACAGGCCAAGTCCGCCGGGGTGAAACCGATCATCGGCATCGAGGCCTACGTGGCCCCGGAGTCCCGGTTCCACAAGAAGCCGGTGAAGTGGGGCATCCGCACCAACGACGAGGACGGGAGCGCCGCCGAGGCGGGCAAGGACATCTCCGGCGGCGGCCGCTACCTCCACCTGACCATGTGGGCGCGCAACGCCGTCGGACTGCGGAACCTGTTCCGGATGAGCAGCCTCGCCTCCCTCGAGGGCTACTACATGAAACCCCGGATGGACCTGGAGCTCATGTCGCAACACAGCGAGGGCGTCATGGTCTCCACCGGCTGCCCCTCCGGCGGGGTGCAGACCCGGTTGCGGTTGGGACAGGAACGCGAGGCCCTGGAGTACGCCTCCCAGCTGCGTGACATCTTCGGCAAGGACGCGGTGTGGCTGGAGCTGATGGACCACGGGGTCGACATCGAGCGCCAGGTCCGGGACGGTCTGCTGAAGGTCGGCAAGGAACTGGACCTGCCGCCGGTGGTGACGAACGACTCGCACTACGTCACCGAGGACCAGGCCAACACCCACGACGCGCTGCTGGCGGTCGGCGTCGGCAAGAACCTGGACGACCCCAACCGGTTCAAGTTCAACGGCTCGGGCTACTACATCAAGAGCGCCGAGGAGATGCGCTCGATCAACAGTTTCGACGAGTGGCAGCAGGGGTGCAGGAACACGCTGGCCATCGCCGAGATGGTGGAGGACGGCGCCTACGACGAGGTGTTCTCCCACCGCGACCTCATGCCGCGCTACTCGGTCCCCGAGGGGGAGAGCCAGGCCACCTGGCTGCGCCGGGAGGTCGAGAACAAACTGCCGAACCGCTACCCCGAGGGCGCCGGCGACGACGTGCGCGAGCGCGTCGAGCACGAGCTGGGGATCATCAACGGGATGGGCTGGCCCGCCTACTTCCTGGTGGTGGCCGACATCTGCCAGTACGCCCGCGACAACAGGATCGCGCTGGGCCCCGGGCGCGGGTCGGCGGCGGGTTCGCTCGTGTCCTACGTGCTGGGCATCACCGACATCGACCCGCTGAAACACGGGTTGATCTTCGAGCGGTTCCTCAACCCGGAACGCGTCACGATGCCCGACATCGACCTGGACTTCGACGAGCGCAAACGCGGTGACATGATCCGTTACGTCACGGACCGCTACGGTGAGGGCCAGGTCGCCCAGATCCTCACCTTCGGTCTCATCAAGGCCAAGGCCGCGGTCAAGGACTCCACCCGCATCCACGGCCTGCCGTTCTCCATGGGAGAGCAGATCACCAAGGCGTTCCCGCCGGCGGCCCAGGGCAAGGAGATCGACCTCGCGGCGATCTACGACGAGAACAACGAGCGCTACAGCGAGGCCAGCGAGCTGCGGTCGCTGATCGAGAAGGACCCCCAGGTGCGCACGGTGATGGACACCGCCCGCGGTCTGGAGGGCCTCACCCGCGGAACCGGGGTGCACGCGGCGGGGGTGATCCTGTCCGCCGAGCCCCTCCTCGACGTGATCCCGGTGCACAAGCGGGACACCGACGGCGCCATCATCACCGGGTTCCCGTTCCCGCAGTGCGAGGAGATGGGCCTGCTGAAGATGGACTTCCTCGGTCTGCGCAACCTCACGGTCATGGACGACGCGGTGAACAACATCACCGCCAACGAGGGCATCGAGATCGAGCTGGGTTCGCTGGCACTGGACGACGCGAACACCTACGAGCTGCTCTCCCGGGGCGAGACGCTGGGCGTGTTCCAGCTCGACGGGGGAGCGATGCGCCAACTCCTGAAGCGCATGCGGCCCAAGGAGTTCAAGGACATCGTCGCGGTGCTGTCCCTGTACCGGCCGGGCCCGATGGCGGCCAACGCCCACAACGACTACGCCGACCGCTCCAACGACCGCCAGGAGAACACGCCCATCCACCCGGAGCTGGAAGAGGCTCTGGAACCGATCCTGGGGGAGACCTACCAGCTGCTGGTGTACCAGGAGCAGATCATGGCGATCGCCCAGCAGCTCGCCGGCTACACCCTGGGCGGCGCCGACCTGATGCGCCGGGCTATGGGCAAGAAGAAGAAGGAGGCGCTGGAGAAGGAGGAGAGCAAGTTCTTCTCCGGTATGCAGGAGAAGGGCTTCTCCGAGGAGGCGATCCAGGCGCTGTGGGACGTCATGCTTCCCTTCTCCGGGTACGCGTTCAACAAGTCGCACGCCGCCGGGTACGGCATCGTGTCCTACTGGACCGCCTACCTGAAGGCCAACCACCCGGCGTCCTACATGGCCGCGTTGCTGACGTCGGTGAGCGGCGACAAGGACAAGTCCGCGATCTACCTGGCCGAGTGCCGCAAGATGGGCATCAACGTGCTGCCTCCGGACGTCAACGAGTCCGGTCTGCGGTTCACTCCGGTGGGTTCCGACATCCGGTTCGGGATGGAAGCGGTGCGCAACGTCGGCGCCCAGGTGGTGGAGTCGATCCTCAGAACCCGCCAGGAGAAGGGCAAGTTCACCAGCTTCACCGACTTCCTCAACAAGATCGAGCTCACCGCCTGCAACAAGAAGGTCATCGAGTCGCTGGTCAAGGCGGGGGCGTTCGACTCGCTGGGTGGTGCCCGTATGGACCTGTTCGACCACCACGAGGCCGCGGTCGACGCCGTGCTCAGTTCCAAGAAGCAGGAGGCCCACGGCCAGTTCGACCTGTTCGGCGCCGCCGGGGGGGACGGGGACGGACCCGTCGGTCTGGACATCACCTGGCACGAGCGGGAGTGGGACCGCAAGACCAAGCTGGCGTTCGAGCGCGAGATGCTGGGACTGTACGTCTCCAGCCATCCGCTCTCCGGCGCCGAGCGGATCCTGACGCGCAACAGCGACACCACGATCCTGGACGTCGCCAACGGGGAGCACCGGGACCGCAGCGAGGTGCAGATCGCCGGGCTGATGTCCTCGGTCGAGCGCAAGGTGAGCAAGAACAGCGGTAACCCGTGGGCGAAGGTCGTCGTCGAGGACATGGGGGGCTCCATCGACGTGCTGTTCTTCGCCGACGTCTACACGCTCTACTCCGAGTCCCTGGCCACCGACATGGCGGTGTCCGTGAAAGGCCGGGTGAAGGAGCGGGAGGGTGAGTACTCGCTGCAGGCCAACGAGATGACGATCCTGGACATCAGCCACCTCACCGACGGCCCGCCCCCCATGCTGCTGACCGTCCAGGAACAGCGCCTCACCCCGGAGCTGGTGGCCGAACTGAAACAGACCCTGGCCAACCACCGGGGCGAGACCCCGCTGACGATCCGGGTGGACAACCCGGTGAAATCGACCGTGTTCGAGGTTCCCAACTATCCCGTGCAGGTGGGAACGGACTTCGCCGGGGAGGTGAAGTCCCTGCTCGGCCCCGACTCGGTCAGCTACTGA
- a CDS encoding MerR family transcriptional regulator: MAQEQSARFRKIGRLAAETGVTVRTLHHYDHLGLVCPSERTTAGHRLYDTGDVQRLYQVLALRQLGLPLESISAVLEGKLPLGELLERHRGHLDRQLAVIRNLRAQLDTMITQVNAPGGATVTDFTELIQKVVTVDETIRSYFSETQLAELAQRRERAGEEAVAEVEARWPRLLARVQEAIDAGTDPSAPEAREMAREWQELLHRFHGGDDNLRDSLYRMQSDNAEEIRQQYGGPTRAQMDFIARAGEAGTGE; this comes from the coding sequence ATGGCACAGGAGCAGTCCGCCCGGTTCCGGAAGATCGGGCGGTTAGCAGCCGAGACGGGTGTGACCGTGCGGACGCTGCACCACTACGACCATCTGGGGTTGGTCTGCCCGTCCGAGCGGACGACGGCCGGGCACCGCCTGTACGACACCGGTGACGTCCAACGGCTCTACCAGGTCCTGGCCCTGCGCCAGCTCGGGTTGCCACTGGAGTCCATCAGCGCCGTGCTGGAGGGAAAGCTCCCGCTCGGCGAGCTGCTTGAGCGCCACCGCGGCCACCTGGACCGGCAGCTGGCGGTGATCCGCAACCTGCGGGCCCAGTTGGACACGATGATCACACAGGTCAACGCCCCCGGCGGAGCCACCGTCACCGACTTCACGGAACTCATCCAGAAGGTGGTAACTGTGGACGAGACGATCAGGAGCTATTTCAGCGAGACCCAACTCGCCGAGCTGGCCCAACGCCGCGAGCGTGCCGGGGAGGAGGCCGTCGCCGAGGTCGAGGCCCGCTGGCCCCGGCTCCTCGCCCGGGTACAGGAGGCGATCGACGCGGGGACGGATCCCTCCGCCCCCGAGGCCCGGGAGATGGCCCGCGAGTGGCAGGAGCTACTGCACCGGTTCCACGGCGGCGACGACAACCTGCGGGACTCGCTGTACCGGATGCAGTCCGACAACGCCGAGGAGATCCGGCAACAGTACGGCGGCCCCACCCGGGCCCAGATGGACTTCATCGCGCGTGCCGGTGAGGCGGGGACGGGCGAGTAG
- a CDS encoding helix-turn-helix domain-containing protein, which translates to MDNDELTQRVRELREQGRSPKAIARTLGVSPSRVAPVVRAIAEEQPRPTENPVAGCWISPGWSLGLGVTGDPEWPDSSLVAEGDPGTDELVTVIVTRERRWGNVAVCTYLVDPYCLGVKHAYGPDVVDIAEIPPYVRRMYAPYGDEPVQAPVELAQELVFGSVAYARELGFEPDKDFDAAAGHLGEWNGPATLTFGWHGRPYYVPGPDDDTDHVLRTLERTVGAGNFGHAVESQDTSA; encoded by the coding sequence ATGGACAACGATGAGCTGACGCAGCGCGTCCGGGAGCTGCGCGAACAGGGCCGCTCCCCGAAAGCGATCGCGCGGACCCTCGGCGTGTCACCCTCCCGGGTGGCGCCCGTGGTGCGCGCGATCGCGGAGGAGCAACCCCGGCCGACGGAGAACCCGGTCGCCGGGTGCTGGATCAGCCCGGGCTGGAGCCTCGGCCTGGGAGTCACCGGTGACCCGGAGTGGCCGGACAGCTCCCTGGTGGCCGAGGGGGACCCCGGCACGGACGAGCTGGTGACCGTGATCGTCACCCGGGAACGCCGGTGGGGCAACGTCGCGGTGTGCACCTACCTGGTGGACCCGTACTGCCTGGGGGTGAAACACGCCTACGGGCCGGACGTGGTGGACATCGCCGAGATCCCGCCCTATGTCCGGCGGATGTACGCCCCCTACGGCGACGAACCGGTACAGGCCCCCGTCGAGCTGGCCCAGGAGCTGGTGTTCGGGTCCGTCGCCTACGCCCGCGAGCTCGGGTTCGAGCCGGACAAGGACTTCGACGCGGCGGCGGGGCACCTCGGCGAGTGGAACGGGCCCGCCACGCTCACGTTCGGGTGGCACGGACGCCCGTACTACGTGCCGGGTCCCGACGACGACACCGATCACGTCCTGCGCACCCTGGAGCGGACCGTGGGCGCGGGCAACTTCGGCCACGCCGTGGAGTCCCAGGACACCTCGGCGTAG
- a CDS encoding tetratricopeptide repeat protein, whose product MDRGDGRAAGGGSDGAARNDLHGNAETAVQIQNNTGAVNIRTGGQADVPLEVPPEPPHFVDRTAALAKAETVLGRGDTTNVLVLDGAPGIGKTALIRKCAAQFRERFPGGQIHVTYDTGSRAHREDPDRWVTIVLRRLGVADEYLPSTYEGRVNQLRSRLARSAALVVIEGATDPAQVRPFLSNAPGSGVLVTSDGPALPELELDGARSLALEPLDSEAGRELLLAMGGDAAAAAGSGILDRLVAACDGLPLALATAARRMARCSPRGLEPLAEELEDEKQRLAALAPEGQATTVSAVLGVSYGQLSAPAAALYRALSSWPCPRVGVSVAAALGDTDPGSVRALSEELTGANLLESDGSDHYRFRHSLIRLDARERATRTESEEQRSAAFRRGLEDFLAMAAFADRVVMGERLRIVDTAAWTGGRSDPFGADDKRALRWLEEERETLREGVRAAARAGMHDHAWQLAELATALYLNVRYVTDWADTGTAGADAAQAAGNARAEARLRSLASRPLTDLGRWERAQQEIERALRAAEDAELLLRASVQEFHGRYLEYVDPDSAIAAYDRCQRLNERVAEHDAYNGARGAALAVYFRGRAFATSGREDDAIAAAGEAMERFLALSPPDERMAARARASLGYAYSRAGRLAEASRELGAAVEALRAGGRTYYQAEAERELADVLARLGAPAAALPHLRNVLAVYTAGGNPQAREVRDRLAELNG is encoded by the coding sequence ATGGATCGTGGAGACGGTCGCGCGGCCGGAGGCGGCTCCGACGGCGCGGCACGCAACGACCTGCACGGGAACGCGGAGACCGCCGTGCAGATCCAGAACAACACCGGTGCGGTGAACATCCGCACCGGCGGCCAGGCGGACGTTCCGCTGGAGGTACCGCCAGAGCCTCCGCACTTCGTCGACCGCACCGCCGCGCTCGCCAAAGCGGAAACGGTTCTGGGCCGTGGGGACACCACCAACGTCCTCGTCCTGGACGGGGCGCCGGGTATCGGCAAGACCGCGCTCATCCGCAAGTGCGCCGCGCAGTTCCGAGAGCGCTTCCCCGGGGGACAGATCCATGTCACCTACGACACCGGGAGCAGAGCACACCGCGAGGACCCGGACCGGTGGGTGACGATCGTGCTGCGCAGGCTCGGTGTCGCGGACGAGTACCTGCCGTCCACCTACGAGGGGCGGGTTAACCAGCTCCGCAGCCGGCTGGCGCGTTCGGCAGCGCTCGTGGTCATCGAGGGCGCCACGGACCCCGCCCAGGTGCGCCCGTTCCTGTCCAACGCTCCGGGGAGCGGGGTGCTGGTCACCAGCGACGGTCCGGCCCTGCCGGAGCTGGAGCTCGACGGGGCGCGTTCGTTGGCCCTGGAACCCCTGGACAGCGAGGCGGGTCGGGAGCTGCTCCTCGCCATGGGTGGTGACGCCGCAGCGGCAGCGGGCAGCGGAATCCTCGACCGCTTGGTGGCGGCCTGCGACGGTCTGCCGCTGGCGTTGGCGACAGCGGCCCGCCGGATGGCGCGGTGCTCCCCGCGCGGGCTCGAGCCACTGGCGGAGGAGCTCGAGGACGAGAAGCAACGGCTCGCCGCGCTGGCCCCCGAGGGGCAGGCGACGACCGTCTCGGCGGTCCTCGGCGTGTCCTACGGCCAACTGTCCGCGCCGGCCGCCGCCCTGTACCGCGCGTTGTCCTCCTGGCCGTGCCCCCGTGTGGGGGTGTCCGTCGCCGCCGCACTCGGCGACACCGACCCCGGCAGCGTGCGCGCGCTGTCGGAGGAGCTCACCGGGGCCAACCTCCTCGAATCCGACGGTTCGGACCACTACCGTTTCCGGCACTCCCTCATCCGGTTGGACGCGCGCGAACGCGCCACCCGCACGGAGAGCGAGGAGCAGCGCAGCGCGGCCTTCCGCCGGGGACTGGAAGACTTCCTGGCCATGGCGGCGTTCGCCGACCGGGTCGTCATGGGAGAACGGCTGCGGATCGTTGACACCGCAGCGTGGACCGGTGGCCGCAGCGACCCCTTCGGCGCGGACGACAAGCGTGCGCTGCGGTGGCTGGAGGAGGAACGGGAAACCCTGCGGGAAGGAGTGCGGGCCGCGGCGCGTGCCGGGATGCACGACCACGCGTGGCAGCTGGCCGAGCTGGCCACGGCGCTGTACCTGAACGTCCGCTACGTCACCGACTGGGCCGACACCGGCACCGCCGGTGCCGACGCCGCCCAGGCAGCCGGTAACGCTCGGGCGGAGGCGCGGCTGCGGTCCCTGGCCTCCCGGCCGCTGACCGACCTCGGACGGTGGGAGCGGGCGCAGCAGGAAATCGAACGGGCACTGCGGGCCGCCGAGGACGCGGAGCTGCTGCTGCGCGCCTCGGTGCAGGAGTTCCACGGGCGCTATCTGGAGTACGTCGACCCGGACAGTGCCATCGCCGCCTACGACCGTTGCCAGCGTCTCAACGAGCGGGTGGCCGAGCACGACGCGTACAACGGGGCCCGCGGTGCGGCCCTGGCGGTTTACTTCCGGGGCCGCGCCTTCGCCACGTCCGGGCGGGAGGACGACGCCATCGCCGCCGCCGGCGAGGCGATGGAACGTTTCCTCGCGCTGTCCCCTCCGGACGAGCGGATGGCCGCCCGGGCCCGCGCGAGCCTGGGGTACGCGTACTCCCGTGCGGGACGGCTCGCCGAGGCCTCGCGGGAGTTGGGCGCGGCGGTGGAGGCTCTGCGCGCTGGAGGGCGCACGTACTACCAGGCGGAAGCGGAGCGGGAGCTGGCGGACGTGCTGGCTCGGCTGGGCGCGCCGGCGGCTGCCCTCCCGCACCTGCGCAACGTCCTGGCGGTCTACACCGCGGGCGGCAATCCGCAGGCGCGTGAGGTGCGCGACCGGTTGGCCGAGTTGAACGGTTAA